From a region of the Phragmites australis chromosome 21, lpPhrAust1.1, whole genome shotgun sequence genome:
- the LOC133903803 gene encoding thaumatin-like protein yields the protein MAPRYWWARPLLLSCALMAALAAGPTVLAEGIVFHVKNRCPFPVWPASAPNTAHPVLAGGGFFLPPGRAKRVAAPATWTGRFWARTGCNFTANGMGDAAACLTGDCEGRLACNGSVGSPPATLVEVILHEDQSKGSSYDVSLVDGYNLPVAVSTKLATGAGSKCAIAGCAKDVNAVCPPELQVTAAAGGGARTVVACKSACLAFGLDAFCCRGAYATPAACRGSVYSRLFKGACPAYYSYAYDTTAATASGCYAQEYVVTFCPNRWGEDPADRVAHI from the exons ATGGCGCCACGCTACTGGTGGGCTCGTCCTCTGCTCCTCTCCTGCGCTCTCATGGCGGCTCTCGCAGCAG GACCGACCGTGCTCGCGGAGGGCATCGTCTTCCACGTCAAGAACAGGTGCCCGTTCCCGGTGTGGCCGGCGTCCGCGCCCAACACGGCCCACCCGgtcctcgccggcggcggcttCTTCCTCCCGCCCGGCAGGGCGAAGCGCGTCGCGGCGCCTGCGACCTGGACCGGCCGCTTCTGGGCCCGCACCGGATGCAACTTCACCGCGAATGGCATGGGCGACGCCGCCGCGTGCCTCACCGGCGACTGCGAGGGCCGGCTCGCCTGCAACGGGTCTGTCGGCTCCCCTCCCGCCACGCTTGTCGAGGTGATACTGCACGAGGACCAGAGCAAGGGGAGCTCCTACGACGTCAGCCTGGTGGACGGCTACAACCTCCCGGTGGCCGTGTCCACCAAGCTCGCCACCGGCGCGGGCTCAAAGTGCGCCATCGCCGGCTGCGCCAAGGACGTGAACGCGGTGTGCCCGCCGGAGCTGCAGGTGACCGctgccgccggcggcggcgccaggaCGGTGGTGGCATGCAAGAGCGCGTGCCTGGCGTTCGGGCTGGACGCCTTCTGCTGCCGCGGTGCGTACGCGACGCCGGCCGCGTGCCGTGGCAGCGTGTACTCGCGGCTGTTCAAGGGCGCCTGCCCGGCATACTACAGCTACGCGTACGACACAACCGCGGCCACGGCGAGCGGGTGCTACGCGCAGGAGTACGTGGTCACCTTCTGCCCCAACAGATGGGGTGAAGATCCAGCCGATCGTGTGGCCCACATTTGA